One window of Opisthocomus hoazin isolate bOpiHoa1 chromosome 13, bOpiHoa1.hap1, whole genome shotgun sequence genomic DNA carries:
- the CCDC92 gene encoding coiled-coil domain-containing protein 92, whose product MATPNLENQLQSAQKNLLFLQREHANTLKGLHAEIRRLQQHCTDLTYELTVKSTDLSGKGSSRSDELKRKCEDLEAQLKVKEAENNELLKDLEQKNAMIMVLENTIKEREKKYLEELKMKSHKLNMLSSELEQRASTIAYLTSQLHATKKKLLSSSGTLEGTPSGSPVLSSYKPSPPKDKLPETPRRRMKKSLSTPLNPEFEEAYRIGSDSRKLLLREPVDAMPDPTPFLLARETAEVHLVKERPLVIPPIASDRASGESHSPAREKPHKAHIGVAHRIHHVAPSQPQPEVETLAVDQVHGGKVVRKHSGTDRTV is encoded by the exons ATGGCGACTCCAAACCTGGAGAACCAGCTGCAGAGTGCCCAGAAGAAcctgctgtttctgcagcgaGAGCATGCCAACACGCTGAAAGGCCTGCACGCTGAGATCCGccgcctgcagcagcactgcacag atttaACCTATGAGCTGACTGTAAAGAGTACGGACTTGTCAG GAAAAGGTAGTTCAAGAAGTGACGAACTCAAAAGAAAGTGCGAAGATCTTGAAGCCCAGCTGAAAGTCAAAGAGGCTGAAAATAATGAATTACTGAAAGATCTTGAGCAAAAGAATGCGATGATAATGGTGCTGGAAAACActattaaagaaagagaaaagaagtatttggaagAGTTGAAAATGAAAAGCCATAAGCTCAACATGTTGTCGAGTGAACTAGAGCAGAGAGCGAGCACTATTGCCTATTTAACTTCTCAGCTGCATGCCACGAAGAAGAAGCTGCTGAGCTCCAGTGGGACTTTGGAGGGGACCCCTTCTGGCAGTCCCGTGCTGTCCAGCTATAAGCCGTCCCCTCCCAAGGATAAACTGCCGGAGACTCCGCGGCGCAGGATGAAGAAGAGTCTGTCAACGCCGCTCAACCCCGAGTTTGAAGAGGCCTACAGAATAGGGTCGGATAGCCGCAAGCTGCTGCTGAGAGAGCCTGTGGATGCCATGCCTGACCCCACGCCGTTTCTCTTGGCCAGGGAGACGGCAGAGGTACATCTCGTTAAGGAGAGGCCGTTAGTTATTCCACCGATCGCTTCCGATCGTGCATCCGGTGAATCGCACAGCCCGGCCCGGGAGAAGCCGCACAAGGCCCACATCGGGGTGGCGCATCGCATCCACCACGTCGCGCCATCCCAGCCGCAGCCGGAGGTGGAAACGCTGGCAGTGGATCAGGTCCACGGAGGCAAAGTGGTCAGAAAGCACTCAGGGACAGACAGAACTGTTTGA